A stretch of Malus sylvestris chromosome 11, drMalSylv7.2, whole genome shotgun sequence DNA encodes these proteins:
- the LOC126588602 gene encoding ATP synthase epsilon chain, chloroplastic, which produces MTLNLCVLTPNRIVWNSEVKEIILSTNSGQIGVLPNHAPIAIAIDIGILRIRLNDQWLTMALMGGFARIGNNEITVLVNDAEKGSDIDPQEAQQTLETTEANLRKAEGKRQRIEANLALRRARTRVEAINVMS; this is translated from the coding sequence ATGACCTTAAATCTTTGTGTACTGACCCCGAATCGAATTGTTTGGAATTCGGAAGTGAAAGAAATTATTTTATCTACTAATAGTGGACAAATTGGCGTATTACCCAATCATGCACCTATTGCCATAGCTATAGATATCGGTATTTTGAGAATACGCCTTAACGACCAATGGTTAACGATGGCTCTAATGGGTGGTTTTGCTAGAATAGGCAATAATGAGATCACGGTTTTAGTAAATGATGCAGAGAAGGGTAGTGACATTGATCCACAAGAAGCTCAACAAACTCTTGAAACAACGGAAGCTAATTTGAGGAAAGCTGAAGGCAAGAGACAAAGAATTGAGGCAAATTTAGCTCTCAGACGAGCTAGGACACGAGTAGAGGCTATTAATGTGATGTCTTAA